From the genome of Rathayibacter sp. VKM Ac-2804:
GCACCTGATGTCCGCCGGTCCGCTGACGCCGACCGAGCTGGCCGGGCGCCTCGGCGTCTCGACGGCGGCGACGACCCTGGTGCTGAACCGCCTCGAGGCGGCCGGCCACGTCCGCCGCGAGCGCCACCCCACGGACGGCCGCAAGCTGATCGTGACCGCCGCGGACGAGTCGGCGCGGCGCGCGCAGGAGCGGGTCGCGCCCCTGATCGCCGGCGTCGAGGCGGTCGTCGCCGACCTCGACGAGGCGGAGCGCGCGACGGTGCAGGCGTTCCTCGACCGCCTGCTCGCGGTGTACGACGCAGCGACGGACTGACGCGCCGGCGTCCTGGCGGGCGTGGGTATCGATACGCCGCTGCGCGGCTACTCGACCAGCAGGGGAGGGCGCCGCTGGTCCAGCAGCAGGAGCGGGCCCCGGTTTCTCCCGGATGCTCGCGGAC
Proteins encoded in this window:
- a CDS encoding MarR family transcriptional regulator is translated as MTDSAPDLGIRTRVRQVTERQKLFEQSLTRALAVDAVGLDAMTHLMSAGPLTPTELAGRLGVSTAATTLVLNRLEAAGHVRRERHPTDGRKLIVTAADESARRAQERVAPLIAGVEAVVADLDEAERATVQAFLDRLLAVYDAATD